The following proteins come from a genomic window of Phnomibacter ginsenosidimutans:
- a CDS encoding GDSL-type esterase/lipase family protein translates to MKNEMLAGKKIPMVLQAVCVTLLLTCMSIFAQAQPFAKEVAAFQQQDSLAFPAKNQILLIGSSSFTLWKDVQQYFPEYPILNRAFGGSTLADVWRYRQQIIAPYQPRQIIVYCGENDFAASDTVTVTTVVNRFTQLFAYIRSVYPKVPVAYVSMKPSPSRRHLLAKYQAANTAIQQWLATQKRTAFIDVYQPMIQSNGEPLPHIFLKDSLHMNAQGYAIWQQYMKPVLRKK, encoded by the coding sequence ATGAAAAACGAAATGCTTGCTGGGAAAAAAATACCTATGGTGCTGCAGGCTGTATGTGTAACCCTCCTGCTGACCTGCATGAGCATCTTTGCGCAGGCACAACCTTTTGCCAAAGAAGTGGCCGCCTTTCAACAACAAGACAGCCTTGCTTTTCCTGCTAAGAACCAGATTTTACTCATTGGCAGTTCCTCTTTCACCCTATGGAAGGATGTGCAACAATATTTTCCGGAGTATCCCATACTCAACCGGGCATTTGGCGGCTCTACCCTGGCCGATGTGTGGCGATACCGGCAGCAAATCATTGCACCGTATCAGCCCCGCCAAATCATTGTGTATTGTGGCGAAAATGATTTTGCCGCAAGTGATACTGTCACTGTAACTACGGTGGTTAATCGTTTCACCCAATTGTTTGCCTACATCCGCAGTGTGTACCCCAAAGTACCGGTGGCATATGTGTCGATGAAACCGAGCCCCAGCAGGCGGCATTTGCTGGCCAAGTACCAGGCCGCCAACACGGCCATTCAGCAATGGCTGGCTACGCAAAAACGAACGGCATTTATTGATGTTTATCAACCCATGATTCAATCAAATGGTGAACCTTTACCCCACATTTTTTTAAAAGATAGCTTGCACATGAATGCGCAGGGCTATGCCATTTGGCAACAATACATG